In Treponema primitia ZAS-2, a genomic segment contains:
- the pyrF gene encoding orotidine-5'-phosphate decarboxylase, which translates to MDKLYEAVEAKGPVCVGLDTSAEYIPPGELKRAASETEAILAYNKALVDATMDAAACFKVQIACYEERGLAGLGVYAETLRYIRERGALVIADIKRGDIADTALRYAKAHFEGDFEADFVTLSPYMGMDSVEPWLSYADSKGKGAFVLMRTSNKGMRDFEYRELKDGGRLYDAVGDRLSELAAARSGAHGYGAFGAVVGADPKSGAERDEAASIREQRSNLFFLIPGYGAQGGAADDAALLLRKGNGGVVNASRSILKAWMSGGGGGTASAETVAVADNRFAAEAAHRAAVEMRDAIRTAAKG; encoded by the coding sequence ATGGACAAGTTGTACGAGGCGGTGGAGGCTAAAGGCCCGGTGTGCGTGGGGCTGGATACTTCCGCCGAATATATTCCCCCTGGGGAGTTGAAACGGGCCGCTTCGGAGACAGAGGCGATACTGGCCTACAACAAAGCTCTGGTTGACGCGACCATGGACGCCGCGGCCTGCTTTAAGGTGCAGATCGCCTGCTATGAAGAGCGGGGCCTTGCGGGGCTGGGGGTATACGCAGAAACACTGCGGTACATCCGGGAACGGGGCGCCTTGGTCATCGCCGACATCAAGCGGGGGGATATTGCGGACACGGCTCTGCGCTATGCCAAGGCCCACTTTGAGGGGGACTTTGAGGCGGATTTTGTCACCCTCTCCCCCTATATGGGGATGGATTCTGTCGAGCCCTGGCTAAGCTATGCGGACAGTAAAGGTAAGGGAGCTTTTGTGCTCATGCGTACCAGTAATAAGGGTATGCGTGACTTTGAATACCGGGAACTGAAAGACGGGGGCCGGCTCTACGATGCTGTGGGGGATCGGCTTTCGGAGCTGGCCGCTGCCCGGTCCGGCGCTCACGGCTACGGCGCCTTTGGGGCGGTTGTCGGGGCAGATCCAAAATCCGGCGCCGAACGGGACGAGGCAGCTTCCATACGGGAACAGCGGTCCAACCTGTTCTTTCTCATCCCCGGTTACGGCGCTCAGGGCGGTGCGGCAGATGACGCAGCATTGCTGCTCAGGAAGGGCAACGGCGGGGTGGTCAACGCTTCCCGGTCCATACTCAAGGCCTGGATGTCAGGCGGCGGTGGAGGCACTGCTTCTGCCGAAACGGTTGCCGTCGCGGATAATCGCTTTGCGGCGGAGGCGGCCCACCGGGCGGCGGTGGAGATGCGGGATGCGATCAGGACGGCGGCGAAGGGATAG
- a CDS encoding DMT family transporter encodes MSIAMGTPLIYSIPMNQNGKGQVSIAACSILWSTSGLFIKIIPWHPMVIAGFRSLFAALFMIILNSLGASLGGRKTWGKPRLLPFLGAGACYAITMTFFTLANKLTTSANAILLQYSAPIWAAIFGWILAGEKPLRRHWLALGAVILGMLLIFKDGLGGGAFTGDLLAIISGITFGLYSVLARIQGGNPNNPMILSHLLAAAVGVPFIFAAPPALSTPNILAILFLGLIQSGAACTLFSYGIQRVSAVQAMLIAGIEPVFNPVWVLLATGERPTVAALLGGGIIVAAVVLSSIPWGKKLKTA; translated from the coding sequence ATGTCGATAGCCATGGGTACTCCTTTAATTTATAGTATACCAATGAATCAAAATGGAAAAGGTCAAGTATCCATCGCAGCCTGCTCTATTCTCTGGAGCACTTCGGGTTTGTTCATCAAAATCATCCCCTGGCATCCCATGGTCATAGCCGGATTCAGAAGCCTTTTCGCCGCCCTTTTTATGATCATCCTAAACTCCCTGGGCGCCTCTCTGGGGGGCCGGAAAACTTGGGGAAAACCCCGGTTGCTGCCCTTCCTGGGCGCCGGAGCCTGCTACGCCATCACCATGACCTTCTTCACCCTGGCCAATAAACTCACCACTTCGGCTAACGCCATCCTGTTACAGTACAGCGCCCCCATCTGGGCGGCGATCTTCGGGTGGATCCTGGCAGGCGAAAAGCCCCTACGGCGGCACTGGCTCGCCCTTGGGGCGGTGATCCTGGGGATGCTGCTCATTTTCAAGGACGGATTAGGGGGCGGCGCCTTTACCGGGGACCTTTTGGCGATCATTTCAGGGATTACCTTCGGCCTGTATTCGGTACTGGCCCGCATTCAGGGGGGAAATCCCAATAACCCCATGATCCTGTCCCATCTTCTCGCCGCTGCAGTGGGGGTTCCCTTCATTTTTGCCGCCCCGCCAGCTCTTAGTACCCCAAACATCCTGGCGATTCTGTTCCTGGGGCTGATCCAGAGCGGCGCCGCCTGTACCCTTTTCAGCTACGGGATACAGCGGGTTTCCGCGGTCCAGGCCATGCTCATCGCGGGGATAGAGCCGGTGTTTAACCCTGTCTGGGTCCTCCTGGCCACCGGGGAACGGCCCACGGTCGCGGCCCTCCTGGGAGGGGGAATCATCGTGGCTGCAGTGGTCCTATCATCGATACCCTGGGGCAAAAAGCTCAAAACGGCTTAG
- a CDS encoding nicotinamidase: MAIDIRESALIIVDVQNDFCPAYTGKDGKTQPTGALAVARGCDVVEPLNLAAEKFYFGQGKIVVSQDWHPAHHSSFASSHPGKKVNESILLPVPEPFRGEHERDAKNEYVPAAIQQILWPDHCVQGSQGAMLHPDLDLDHVDLIIRKGCRKDLDSYSVFFENDRYTPTGLDGFLKGLGITQVFIGGLATDYCVLYSVMDAIRLGYRTVILSDAVSGVGVPEGSVEQAFSLMKGAGVSFITTKEIPG, encoded by the coding sequence ATGGCTATCGACATTAGGGAATCCGCTCTGATTATCGTAGATGTGCAGAATGATTTTTGCCCTGCCTATACCGGAAAAGATGGGAAGACCCAGCCAACCGGGGCTCTGGCAGTGGCCCGGGGCTGTGATGTGGTTGAACCCCTTAACCTGGCGGCGGAAAAGTTTTATTTCGGACAGGGAAAGATCGTCGTCTCCCAAGACTGGCATCCGGCCCATCATAGTTCCTTCGCCTCCTCCCATCCGGGCAAAAAAGTGAACGAGTCTATACTCCTTCCTGTACCGGAACCCTTCCGGGGGGAACATGAACGGGATGCTAAAAATGAATATGTCCCTGCGGCAATCCAGCAGATTCTGTGGCCGGATCACTGTGTCCAGGGCAGCCAGGGCGCCATGTTGCACCCTGATCTCGACCTGGACCACGTTGATCTGATCATCCGTAAGGGCTGCCGCAAGGACCTGGATTCCTATTCGGTATTTTTTGAAAATGACCGGTACACCCCCACAGGCCTGGACGGGTTTTTGAAAGGCCTGGGAATTACCCAGGTCTTTATCGGGGGGCTGGCCACAGACTACTGCGTTCTCTACAGTGTCATGGATGCAATACGCTTGGGGTACAGGACGGTGATCCTTTCCGATGCGGTGAGCGGGGTAGGCGTACCCGAAGGTTCGGTGGAACAGGCCTTTAGCCTGATGAAGGGGGCAGGAGTCTCCTTTATTACTACCAAGGAGATACCAGGATGA
- a CDS encoding nicotinate phosphoribosyltransferase, whose amino-acid sequence MIHSALLTDFYALTMAQGYWKNNMNKRAIFEVFFRRQPFGGGFSIFAGLGPLLDTIRDFSFSDDDLAYLESLKFFEKPFLNYLRDFHFTGSLWAMDEGTVIFPQEPLIRLSGNLIECQIAEGMLLNIINFQSLIATKTARVWLATGKGSVMEFGLRRAQGPDGAMSASRAAFIGGAAGTSNVLAGKEYGIPVLGTMAHSWIMAYPSEEEAFQAYADIYPEFPVFLIDTYDTLKSGTRNAIKVGKRVVERGKNFGVRLDSGDMHYLSVQVRKLLDDAGFPNAKISVSNDLDESIIETLTNTGAPIDSWGVGTRMVTGGDESAFTGVYKLTAREDASGKLIPTIKFSDNPEKTTNPGLKQVWRLKDSQGMAVADILGLEESPSGPDTLEQGSRYIFWHPSADYRHFYHTLEGSAEPLLKLRLDKGSLVSPQPSLEEIRRHTKAELELFDNSYKRLLNPHVYKVSVTEKLRQLKLNLIKDYLGDL is encoded by the coding sequence ATGATACATTCAGCGCTTCTTACGGATTTTTATGCACTGACTATGGCTCAAGGCTATTGGAAAAACAACATGAACAAGCGGGCGATCTTCGAAGTGTTCTTCCGCCGCCAGCCTTTTGGCGGGGGCTTTTCCATCTTTGCCGGTCTGGGGCCCTTGCTGGATACCATCCGGGATTTTTCTTTTTCCGATGATGATCTTGCCTACTTGGAGAGCCTTAAATTTTTTGAAAAACCCTTCCTGAACTACCTTCGGGATTTTCATTTTACCGGTTCCCTCTGGGCCATGGACGAGGGAACGGTGATCTTCCCCCAGGAGCCCTTGATACGTCTTTCCGGTAATCTTATTGAGTGTCAGATCGCCGAAGGGATGCTCCTCAATATTATTAACTTTCAGAGCCTTATCGCCACCAAAACTGCCCGGGTCTGGCTTGCCACGGGCAAAGGCTCGGTGATGGAATTCGGCCTCCGCCGCGCCCAGGGGCCCGATGGGGCCATGAGCGCTTCCCGGGCGGCCTTCATCGGCGGCGCTGCCGGGACCTCCAATGTGCTGGCCGGTAAGGAGTACGGCATTCCCGTGCTGGGGACCATGGCCCATTCCTGGATCATGGCCTATCCCAGTGAGGAGGAAGCTTTTCAGGCCTATGCGGATATCTACCCCGAATTTCCGGTATTTCTTATTGATACCTACGATACATTGAAAAGCGGAACCCGCAACGCCATTAAGGTGGGCAAGCGGGTGGTGGAACGGGGAAAGAATTTCGGGGTTCGCCTGGACTCCGGGGACATGCACTACCTTTCGGTTCAGGTACGGAAGCTTCTGGATGACGCAGGTTTCCCCAATGCGAAAATTTCTGTTTCCAATGATCTGGACGAAAGTATTATTGAGACTCTCACCAATACCGGGGCGCCTATCGACTCCTGGGGGGTGGGGACCCGGATGGTCACCGGCGGGGATGAGTCGGCCTTTACGGGGGTGTATAAACTCACTGCCCGGGAGGATGCTTCGGGGAAACTCATACCCACTATCAAATTTTCCGACAACCCCGAAAAGACCACCAACCCGGGGCTTAAGCAGGTGTGGCGGCTCAAGGATTCCCAGGGTATGGCGGTGGCGGATATCCTGGGCCTGGAGGAAAGCCCCTCGGGGCCGGATACCCTGGAGCAGGGTTCCCGGTATATTTTCTGGCACCCCTCGGCGGATTACCGTCATTTTTATCACACCCTGGAGGGCAGCGCAGAACCGCTGCTCAAGCTCCGGCTGGATAAGGGCAGCCTGGTTTCCCCCCAGCCTTCCCTTGAAGAGATACGCCGGCATACCAAGGCAGAACTGGAACTCTTTGACAACAGTTACAAACGGCTCCTCAATCCCCATGTCTACAAAGTATCGGTTACAGAAAAACTACGTCAGCTCAAGTTGAATCTGATCAAGGACTATTTGGGGGATCTGTAA
- a CDS encoding nucleoside kinase, which produces MPEGSMDGIKLRLIDPGKDSSVSSATDNTITVQSGISVEELLDKFSMPAEMIAAVKINNQVLPLSTRIEVNAALEPVALDSPDGAMIYRRSLAFILALAGWELFPDRSLRVGHSLGNSYYYTFADEKKPESGDIKALEEKMKALAAEDVPIRFRYMAYTDALELFEKNRQNDTRLLLEQRSEAMVMINECKGFTDLYIEPLVSRTGILSAFELMAYQEGFLLRFPGAGLGTVIEPFEDSPGLFSVYREYKQWGRIIGVHSVGQLNRLVAERTIRDYIRIAETFQEKKLAAIADQIYARRDSVKAVLIAGPSSSGKTTTAKRLSIQLKVIGLEPVAISLDDYYVGTDKTPLDENGQPDFECLEALDIPYLNEQLLTLFKGGEVELPVFDFVSGSRREAGKGKRLRMGSRSVLVIEGIHGLNDALTSQIDRDKKFKVYVSALTQLNLDDHNRIPTSDNRLLRRIVRDYQFRGKDAAATIRMWPSVQQGARKYIFRFQEGADAAFNSALDYELAALKFIAEPQLRLVKPTMPEYAEASRLLAFLGNFAPIPPQYVPGTSILREFIGDSEFDY; this is translated from the coding sequence ATGCCGGAAGGATCCATGGACGGAATAAAACTGCGGTTGATTGATCCGGGAAAAGATAGTTCGGTATCTTCCGCCACCGACAATACTATTACTGTTCAATCTGGAATAAGCGTAGAAGAATTGCTGGATAAATTTTCCATGCCCGCCGAAATGATCGCTGCAGTAAAAATAAACAACCAGGTGCTTCCACTGTCCACCCGGATCGAGGTGAATGCCGCCCTGGAGCCGGTTGCCCTGGACAGCCCTGACGGAGCCATGATCTACCGCCGTTCCCTGGCCTTTATTCTGGCCCTGGCGGGGTGGGAACTTTTTCCGGATCGCAGCCTCCGGGTAGGCCATTCCCTGGGGAACAGTTATTACTATACCTTTGCGGATGAAAAGAAACCAGAGAGCGGGGATATAAAGGCACTGGAAGAAAAAATGAAGGCCCTGGCGGCGGAGGATGTTCCCATACGTTTCCGGTACATGGCCTATACGGATGCCTTGGAACTCTTTGAAAAGAACCGCCAGAACGACACCAGACTGCTCCTGGAGCAGCGCAGTGAAGCCATGGTAATGATCAACGAATGCAAGGGGTTTACGGATCTGTATATCGAACCTCTGGTTAGCCGGACAGGGATACTGTCGGCCTTTGAGCTTATGGCTTACCAGGAAGGTTTTCTGCTGCGCTTCCCCGGGGCAGGTCTCGGAACCGTGATAGAGCCCTTTGAGGACAGCCCGGGCTTGTTTTCGGTTTACCGTGAATACAAACAGTGGGGCCGCATTATTGGTGTTCATTCGGTGGGGCAGCTTAACCGGCTGGTGGCTGAGCGGACCATCAGGGATTATATCCGCATTGCCGAAACCTTTCAGGAAAAGAAGCTCGCCGCCATCGCCGATCAGATCTACGCCCGCCGGGACTCGGTTAAGGCGGTGCTTATCGCCGGGCCCTCCAGCTCCGGCAAGACCACCACCGCCAAGCGGCTTTCGATACAGCTCAAGGTTATAGGCCTGGAACCTGTGGCTATCAGCCTGGATGATTACTATGTGGGTACCGACAAGACTCCTTTGGATGAAAACGGCCAGCCTGATTTTGAGTGCCTGGAAGCCCTGGATATCCCCTACTTGAATGAGCAGCTTCTTACCCTTTTTAAGGGCGGGGAAGTGGAACTCCCGGTTTTCGATTTTGTTTCAGGCAGCCGCCGGGAAGCGGGGAAGGGTAAACGTTTGCGCATGGGCAGCCGGTCCGTACTGGTCATTGAGGGTATCCATGGTCTGAACGATGCCTTGACTTCTCAAATTGATCGGGACAAAAAGTTCAAGGTCTACGTGTCCGCCCTGACCCAGCTGAACCTGGACGATCACAACCGTATCCCCACCAGCGACAACCGGCTGCTGCGGCGCATAGTCCGGGACTACCAGTTCCGGGGCAAGGATGCCGCCGCCACCATCAGGATGTGGCCCAGCGTACAGCAGGGCGCCAGGAAATACATTTTCCGTTTCCAGGAAGGCGCGGATGCCGCATTCAACTCCGCCCTGGACTATGAGCTGGCGGCCCTGAAATTTATCGCCGAACCCCAGCTCCGTTTGGTAAAGCCCACCATGCCGGAATATGCCGAGGCGTCCCGGCTCCTGGCTTTTCTGGGAAACTTCGCCCCCATCCCGCCCCAGTACGTGCCCGGCACCAGCATACTCAGGGAGTTTATCGGGGACAGCGAGTTTGATTACTGA
- a CDS encoding ATP-binding protein, with protein MKFYDRKTELENLDLTRVRSMENSSFTVLIGRRRIGKTALLLRSVKNQKHLYLFVSRNTEPLLCAQFQKEAEAALGLRIFGAISRFRDLFEQLLLFAEKEHYTLIIDEFQELERVNPAIFSDIQNLWDRYKDSIKINFLVCGSIYSMMIRIFENSKEPLFGRLNSKITLRPFTISVIKKILGDYNPEYTQEDMLCLYMLTGGIPRYIGQLLDAGAVDTGKMLDAIIHPDSPFLNEGKELLISEFGKEYGTYFSILQLIARGMTTQSEVDSVIGKNTGAYLSILEKEYSLITKNRPLFSKPESRNARWKISDQYLRFWFRFIYPNQSLIETGRSLLLKKLILKDYETYSGPVLEDYFRNKIMENSAVSGMGAWWDKKGENEIDIVTLNDLDKTATVIEVKRNLKKISIPLLITKAEKIAEKLSGYKIEYKGLSLKDM; from the coding sequence ATGAAATTCTACGACAGAAAGACAGAATTGGAAAACCTGGATCTTACCCGGGTTCGGTCAATGGAAAACAGTTCCTTTACGGTACTGATAGGGCGACGGCGTATCGGTAAAACCGCGCTGCTTTTACGGTCCGTAAAAAACCAAAAACACCTGTACCTCTTTGTTTCCAGGAACACGGAACCCCTGCTCTGCGCCCAGTTCCAGAAGGAGGCCGAGGCCGCCCTGGGGCTGCGCATTTTCGGCGCCATAAGCCGGTTCCGAGATCTGTTCGAACAACTATTGCTCTTTGCGGAAAAGGAACACTACACCCTCATCATCGATGAATTCCAGGAATTAGAAAGGGTGAACCCCGCCATATTCAGCGACATTCAGAACCTCTGGGACCGGTACAAGGACAGCATAAAAATAAATTTTTTAGTCTGCGGCTCCATCTATTCAATGATGATACGGATCTTTGAAAACAGCAAGGAACCTCTATTTGGTAGGCTGAACTCAAAAATAACCCTGCGGCCCTTCACAATCAGTGTGATAAAAAAAATACTGGGTGATTACAATCCTGAATATACTCAGGAGGATATGCTCTGCCTCTATATGCTCACCGGGGGCATACCCCGGTACATAGGCCAGCTTCTGGACGCCGGGGCTGTGGATACCGGCAAAATGCTTGATGCGATTATACATCCCGATTCGCCCTTTCTGAATGAAGGAAAGGAACTGCTGATTTCAGAATTTGGCAAAGAATACGGAACCTATTTCTCAATATTACAGTTGATTGCCCGGGGCATGACCACCCAAAGCGAGGTAGATTCGGTGATCGGGAAAAACACCGGGGCATACCTCAGTATCCTTGAAAAGGAATACTCCCTGATCACCAAAAACCGGCCCCTTTTTTCCAAGCCCGAAAGCCGCAATGCCCGGTGGAAGATTAGCGACCAGTATTTGAGATTCTGGTTCCGTTTTATCTATCCCAATCAAAGCCTCATAGAAACGGGCAGATCCCTTTTGCTCAAAAAACTGATCCTCAAGGATTATGAAACCTACAGCGGCCCGGTGCTGGAGGACTACTTCCGGAATAAAATCATGGAAAACTCCGCAGTAAGCGGCATGGGTGCATGGTGGGATAAAAAAGGGGAGAACGAAATTGATATTGTCACCCTGAACGATCTTGATAAGACCGCAACGGTGATTGAGGTAAAACGGAACCTGAAAAAAATCAGCATACCCTTGCTCATCACAAAGGCTGAAAAAATCGCAGAAAAACTATCGGGGTACAAAATCGAATACAAAGGGCTCTCCCTGAAGGATATGTAA
- a CDS encoding RluA family pseudouridine synthase has protein sequence MPDYSGTVEGDFPGGLRLDRYVAEEIKLLTRSQLKTKLLQARLNGKLVKLSRPVKPGDLLELSWAESEPLDLIPENIPLELLYEDDRVIVLNKAQGMVVHPGAGNHSGTLANALLYRRLTRPGSSVPGAAIPGNLRPGIVHRLDKDTSGVIIAAWDDAALAFLADQFKARTVKKTYIALVQGTPKETQGVIETRIVRDSRDRKRFTVSFDKGKAALTRYRVIRSWGAWSLLLLQPKTGRTHQIRVHLRHLGHPILGDPIYGAPVLPTKFPADKRFPGVTLMLHARTLSITLPGMAEPSIFKAPLPERFREIIRKAATGK, from the coding sequence ATGCCCGACTATTCTGGCACGGTAGAGGGCGACTTCCCCGGCGGGCTCAGGCTTGACCGCTATGTGGCGGAGGAAATCAAACTCCTCACCCGCTCTCAGCTTAAAACCAAACTCCTCCAGGCCCGCCTGAACGGCAAGCTGGTCAAGCTTTCCCGCCCCGTAAAACCGGGAGACCTGCTGGAACTGTCCTGGGCCGAAAGCGAGCCTCTGGACCTGATCCCGGAGAATATACCCCTGGAACTACTCTACGAGGATGACCGGGTAATTGTTCTCAACAAGGCCCAGGGTATGGTGGTCCACCCCGGTGCGGGAAACCATAGCGGCACCCTGGCCAACGCCCTGCTCTACCGCCGCCTCACCCGGCCAGGCAGCTCTGTCCCTGGCGCCGCCATCCCCGGCAATCTCCGCCCCGGCATAGTCCACCGCCTGGACAAGGACACCTCCGGGGTCATTATCGCAGCCTGGGACGATGCCGCCCTAGCCTTCCTGGCGGACCAGTTCAAGGCCCGGACCGTCAAAAAAACCTACATCGCCCTGGTTCAGGGGACCCCCAAAGAAACCCAGGGGGTAATTGAAACCCGTATAGTCCGGGACAGCCGGGACCGCAAGCGCTTCACCGTTTCCTTTGACAAGGGCAAAGCCGCCCTGACCCGCTACCGGGTGATCCGCTCCTGGGGCGCCTGGTCCCTGCTGCTCCTCCAGCCCAAAACCGGCCGCACCCACCAGATCCGGGTCCACCTGCGCCACCTGGGCCACCCCATCCTGGGAGACCCCATCTACGGCGCCCCGGTACTTCCAACGAAGTTTCCCGCGGACAAGCGTTTCCCCGGGGTAACCCTGATGCTCCACGCCCGTACCCTCTCCATCACCCTGCCCGGCATGGCGGAACCCAGTATCTTTAAGGCCCCCCTGCCGGAACGGTTCCGGGAAATCATCCGGAAAGCAGCAACCGGAAAATAA
- a CDS encoding YggS family pyridoxal phosphate-dependent enzyme gives MAIAGAVEEIQERIQKACARAGRKAEEVRLMGVSKFQDAPLIDQAWQAGIRLFGESRVQEAAGKFAGFKEAHPGTELHLIGSLQRNKAKIAAGLFDVIQSVDRDELIAELGNLTGDRKNPLMILLEYHTAEDSKSGYRDLDSLCRAAERALEFSGLSLGGLMTMAPFTEEEAPVRASFRALAAARNALAARFPAFNLACLSMGMSNDFEIAIEEGSTLVRIGTAIFGERAP, from the coding sequence ATGGCGATCGCCGGGGCAGTTGAGGAGATACAGGAACGCATCCAGAAGGCCTGCGCCCGGGCCGGCCGGAAGGCGGAAGAGGTCAGGCTCATGGGGGTATCAAAATTCCAGGATGCCCCTCTCATAGACCAGGCGTGGCAGGCCGGTATACGCCTCTTTGGGGAAAGCCGGGTCCAGGAGGCGGCCGGGAAATTTGCCGGTTTTAAAGAAGCCCACCCGGGGACGGAACTGCACCTGATAGGCTCCCTCCAGCGCAATAAGGCAAAAATAGCCGCCGGTCTTTTTGACGTCATCCAGTCCGTGGACCGGGATGAACTCATCGCCGAACTGGGGAACTTGACCGGAGACCGGAAAAACCCTTTAATGATCCTGCTGGAATACCATACTGCGGAGGATTCCAAATCCGGATATCGTGATTTGGACAGCCTCTGCCGGGCGGCAGAGAGGGCCCTGGAATTTTCAGGCCTCAGCCTGGGGGGGCTTATGACCATGGCCCCTTTTACGGAGGAGGAAGCCCCGGTCCGCGCCTCTTTCCGGGCTTTAGCCGCCGCCCGGAATGCCCTGGCAGCCCGGTTTCCGGCCTTCAATTTGGCCTGTCTTTCCATGGGCATGTCCAATGATTTTGAGATTGCCATAGAGGAGGGTTCTACCCTGGTCAGAATAGGTACCGCCATCTTCGGGGAACGGGCCCCATGA
- the rsmA gene encoding 16S rRNA (adenine(1518)-N(6)/adenine(1519)-N(6))-dimethyltransferase RsmA: MPPSINYDSPQEIRAFLEKNGLGMRKHFGQNFLINPGARSRLLDALEIVPGDPVWEVGPGLGAMTAGLLERGAKVRAFEIDTGFIKALGEFFGDNPDFTLIPGDVFKTWPETPAGPANQAANFLGNLPYNIAAALLADLIEKNRLFTRMVVTVQREVARRICASAGSEDYSSISVLCASAYTIKPLMVLKGASFYPAPRVDSQGIRFDIRTDIAPQAYPPLFRPLVRGLFASRRKTVKNNLQSFILSGIIHPKEFQGAGKKPVQELALGLLETCGIDPNERAENLGISEFSALAAALTQEIPGGNDGDRRGS, translated from the coding sequence TTGCCCCCTTCAATTAATTACGATTCGCCCCAGGAAATCCGGGCCTTCCTGGAAAAAAACGGCCTGGGCATGCGCAAGCACTTTGGGCAGAATTTTCTCATAAACCCAGGGGCCCGCAGCCGGCTCCTGGATGCCCTGGAGATAGTGCCCGGTGATCCGGTCTGGGAAGTCGGCCCCGGACTGGGGGCCATGACCGCAGGACTCCTGGAACGGGGGGCAAAGGTCAGGGCCTTCGAGATCGATACAGGGTTTATCAAAGCTCTGGGGGAATTCTTCGGTGATAACCCGGACTTCACCCTCATACCCGGGGATGTGTTCAAGACCTGGCCCGAAACCCCCGCCGGACCGGCAAACCAGGCCGCCAATTTCCTGGGCAATCTCCCCTACAACATCGCTGCGGCCCTCCTGGCGGACCTCATCGAAAAAAACCGCCTCTTTACCCGCATGGTGGTCACCGTCCAGCGTGAAGTCGCCCGGCGTATCTGCGCTTCAGCGGGAAGCGAGGACTATTCCTCCATTTCCGTGCTCTGCGCTTCCGCCTACACCATAAAACCCCTGATGGTCCTCAAGGGGGCCTCCTTTTACCCTGCCCCCAGGGTGGATTCCCAGGGGATCCGTTTCGATATCCGAACCGATATCGCCCCACAAGCCTACCCGCCCCTTTTTAGGCCCCTGGTACGGGGGCTCTTTGCATCCCGGCGGAAAACGGTGAAAAACAACCTGCAAAGTTTTATCCTTTCCGGTATAATTCACCCTAAGGAGTTTCAGGGCGCCGGGAAAAAGCCGGTTCAGGAACTTGCCCTGGGGCTTCTTGAAACATGCGGTATCGATCCCAATGAACGGGCGGAAAATCTGGGTATCAGCGAATTCTCAGCCCTGGCTGCGGCTTTGACACAGGAGATACCGGGAGGAAACGATGGCGATCGCCGGGGCAGTTGA